DNA from Armatimonadota bacterium:
CCGTGGACCTGCCGAAAGGACCAGAGCCGTGGGACAACATCGCCGGGCATTTCATCGACTGCATTCTGGATGGCGTCGAGTGCCAGGCGCCTCTGCGCCATGGACTCATCGTACAGCAGATGATGGAGTCAGTCCTCAAGAGCGCAGCGAAGGGGCGCGAGGTGCGCATCAAGGCGGGGTAGATGGGCCCTGGCATCGCAATCGATAATGGAAGCGGCGCCCGGTGAGTCCTCACTCTCCGGGCGCCGCCTTGTTTTCGGTAGAAACGACGACCGTGACTAGCGCTGTCCGCTACTCCGCCGGGCTCTCCGCCAGTGCCAGCAGCGGTCCGCAGATCTCCTCGCGTCCCGAAGCCCACATTGCCGCGCCGACGATCCCGGCCTCATTCTGCAGTTCCGCCGGAACTACAGGCGTGCGTGTCTTGAGTTCATCCAGGAACTTCTGGGGCTTCTTGCTCACCCCGCCGCCGATGATGAACAGGTCCGGCCAGAAGAGAGCCTCCAGCACGTTCAGGTACTCGGTGACCCGCTCAGCCCACTTCTGCCAGCTTATCCCGTCGTCCTTTCTCGCTTTGTCCGATGCCCGGTGCTCGGCTTCTTTGCCCCGGATGTCCATATGCCCAAGCTCGGTATTAGGCACCAGCATGCCGTTGGTAAAGATGGCGCTCCCGATTCCGGTGCCGAAGGTCAGCATGAAGATTGTGCCCGCCTTGCCCTTTCCGGCGCCGAAGTGCATCTCGGCCACGCCGGCTGCATCGGCGTCATTGATCACCCGGGACGGGCAACCGGAGCGTTCGGTGAAGAGCTGCGCAGCGTTGGTGCCAATCCACTTCTTGTCGACGTTCGCCGCCGTGTGGGCTACGCCGCCCTTGATGACAGCCGGGAAGGTGCAGCCCAGGGGCCCTTTCCAGCTGAAATGGGCCGCGATCTGGGCGACTACGTCGGCAACAGCGTCCGGCGTGGCTGGTTCCGGGGTCTTGATGCGATGTCTCTCGCCGACCAGCACGCCCTTGTCGATGTCTACAGGGGCGCCTTTGATGCCTGTTCCGCCGATGTCGATTCCCAGGATCTCCATCATTTCGCTCCTGAAGGCTTCGTGATCTCCGTTTGCCGCGCATCCACGGCCATATATTACTTTACTTCGCCACAGGTCCTTCCAAGGCCTTCTCCTGCGTCAGCCCGCGGTCAGTAGCCTAACCGCGCTTCGGTTCGCGCCACCAGCGCCTTCGCGTTTGCCCAGAAGACCTTGCGCACATCCTCCTGCCCCAGCCCGACGCGTTCTGCCGCCTTCTTGAACGCCCGCACGATCTCGTAGGCATAGAAGGTGCAGCGAATCCGGTAGCTACCCGTGGAGTTGTGGATGCTCCAGGGGTGGATGCGCTTCGTGAAGAAATGACGCTGGCCGTTGGCGCTGACCAGCTTGCCCTTCTCCTGGGCCACAGGCATGTCAAGTCCGAACAGGATCTTATCGGGTCCGAAGGCGTTGATCATGATCTCGCAGGCTTCCCAGCTCTGCACCATGGAGAAGTCCACGTAGAGGTTCGGGCAGTCGGGAAGGGACCGAAGATCGCCCACGGCCTCGGGGAAGTAGGCCCGCCCGAAATGGGCCATGATGATTGGCGAGCTGGGGCAGTCCTCGCAGAGCCGCAGGAGACCATCTACGTTCATCGGGTCTGCCAGCCTGCCCAGGCGCGGGATGTGGACCATCTGGATCAGCCCGAGGCGCTCAGCCAGGCGTCTTTGCCCCGGCGGGATCATGTCCTCCAGCGTCACATCCGCCTGAGCCTTCCACGTGACGTAGGTCCAGTAAGGCTTGGTCCCGAGGAACCTGCCGGAGCGCAGCTCCTCCTCCAGAGCCTCCTCGTCTTCGCTGACACCGCACATCATCAGTCCATGCAGGTTGTCATGCTCCTGCAACGCCCGGGCAACGTAGGCATTCTGGTCGCAAATCTTCGAGTCCGCGAGCACGGTGTTGAAGACCAGCGCCTCCAACTTCTTGCCGGGGAACAGACGCGCCATGGAATCCAGGTAGTTCTCCACCGGATAGTACTCGCAGACCGTTGGCAGAGATGGGTCGGGGTTTTCCTTTGGGCCGCCGGAGACGCAGTCTCGAGAATAGATGTGGGAGTGAAAGTCGAAGACCGAGTCAGGCAGCCACGGCCCCAGTTCGTCTTCGAAGACCGTCCGGTCAACATCCTCTTCGTAGTCCAGCGGGAAGGCGATATCCATTCAGTTCAGTCCCGTCTGCGTGAGTCAGATTCTGAGGTCGTGGAAGACCAGGCCTGATAGAACCTTGGGGTAGAAGTATGTGCCCTTCTGGGGCATGTGCTCGCCGGCCAGAGCGACCTGCATTACGTGCTCAACACGCGTCGTGTTGATGTACAGCACCATCGCCGCCTCGCCCCGCGCCACACGGTTCGCGGCATCATGACCATCCCGGGAGTAGACCACGTTCGCTCCCGTCGCGGCCAGTTCTCCGGTCAGCCCCATGATACCCTCAATGACAAGCTTGTGCAGCAGCGCAACGTCAAGCTCACGGATGGCCGGCGGTAGCTGGTCAACTCCGTGGGCCAAGGCGCGGTCCATGTCCCGCAGATGCAGAAGCAGCGCGTATGCGCCGCCCGAGTACAGGGCGAAGGTGTGCTCGCCCGG
Protein-coding regions in this window:
- a CDS encoding ROK family protein, which produces MEILGIDIGGTGIKGAPVDIDKGVLVGERHRIKTPEPATPDAVADVVAQIAAHFSWKGPLGCTFPAVIKGGVAHTAANVDKKWIGTNAAQLFTERSGCPSRVINDADAAGVAEMHFGAGKGKAGTIFMLTFGTGIGSAIFTNGMLVPNTELGHMDIRGKEAEHRASDKARKDDGISWQKWAERVTEYLNVLEALFWPDLFIIGGGVSKKPQKFLDELKTRTPVVPAELQNEAGIVGAAMWASGREEICGPLLALAESPAE
- a CDS encoding amidohydrolase family protein, with amino-acid sequence MDIAFPLDYEEDVDRTVFEDELGPWLPDSVFDFHSHIYSRDCVSGGPKENPDPSLPTVCEYYPVENYLDSMARLFPGKKLEALVFNTVLADSKICDQNAYVARALQEHDNLHGLMMCGVSEDEEALEEELRSGRFLGTKPYWTYVTWKAQADVTLEDMIPPGQRRLAERLGLIQMVHIPRLGRLADPMNVDGLLRLCEDCPSSPIIMAHFGRAYFPEAVGDLRSLPDCPNLYVDFSMVQSWEACEIMINAFGPDKILFGLDMPVAQEKGKLVSANGQRHFFTKRIHPWSIHNSTGSYRIRCTFYAYEIVRAFKKAAERVGLGQEDVRKVFWANAKALVARTEARLGY